The genomic stretch CAGCTTGTCAACGACCCGGTGCACAGCCTGGCGGATCTCGCCGCGCTGGCGTTCGTCCAGGTCGGGCAGGCGGCCGTCGAGCCGCGCGATCTCACCGGCGACGACGTCGGCGGCCATGGTGCGCAGCGCGACCACGGTCGGCGTGATGTGCGCCGCCCGCTGTGCCGCGCCGAAGGCCGCGACCTCGTCGGAGACGATACGCCGGACCTGGTCCACATCGGCCGCCATCGGGGCGTCGGCGGAAGCTTCCGCCAGCGACTCGATGTCGACCAGCCGCACGCCGGCCAGCCGGTGCACGGCCGCGTCGATATCGCGGGGCATGGCCAGGTCGAGGAGGAAGAAGACGGGCGCGGGGCGCTCGGCCACCGGCTCCGGCTTGCGCCGCTCGGGGATCCGGCCCACCGTGGCGGCGGTCGCGGCGAGCGCGGTGATCAGCTCGGCGTCCGCCTCGGGCGTACGGCGCTCCCGGCGGTCGACGGCCCCGCCCGCGACCCAGGCCGCGTGCTGCTCCAGCGTGGCCGCGTCCATACCGGCGACGGCGGCCTCGCCCATGACGGAGAAGCCGGGCTGTACGGCGGCCAGGTCCAGCGGGCAGTTCTCGTCGCTGCCGACGCTGGTGGGCGGCAGCGGGGCGACGGCGGCCTTCGGGGTCGTACGACCGCTGTCGGCGGGTCCGGTGACGACCGGCTGCCCGGTACGGCCCTCGACCGCGTGCGCGACCGCCTCCGCCCTGAGCACCAGGCCCGTCGCCCCGGTACAGGAGACGACGACGTCGGCACGTGTCAGCTCGTCCGGTACGGCGTCCATCCGTACCGCACGGGCGGCCACCGCGTTGTCGTCGGCCTCGGTCAGTATCTGCGCGAGCCGCTCGGCGCGCTCGAAGGTGCGGTTGGCGACGACGACCTCGGCGACCCCGGCCCGCGCCAGCGTCGCCGCGGCCAGCGAGGACATCGACCCGGCACCGATGACCAGCGCCTTCTTGCCCGCGGCCCAGTCCTCGACGGCTCCGCCGACGGCCAGCTGCTGCAGGCCGAAGGTGACCAGTGACTGCCCGGCGCGGTCGATGCCGGTCTCCGAGTGGGCGCGCTTGCCGACCCGCAGGGCCTGCTGGAACAGGTCGTTCAGCAGCTTGCCGGCGGTGTGCAGCTCCTGCGCCCGGGCCAGCGAGTCCTTTATCTGCCCGAGGATCTGGCCCTCGCCGACGACCATCGAGTCGAGCCCGCACGCCACCGAGAAGAGGTGATGGACGGCCCGGTCCTCGTAATGGACGTACAGATAGGGCGTGAGCTCCTCCAGTCCCACCCCGCTGTGCTGGGCGAGCAGCGTGGACAGCTCGGCGACACCGGCGTGGAACTTGTCCACATCGGCGTACAGCTCGATGCGGTTGCAGGTGGCGAGCACCGCGGCCTCGGTGGCCGGCTCGGCGGCGACCGTGTCCTGCAGCAGCTTGATCTGGGCGTCCGCGTTCAGCGCGGCCCGCTCCAGCACGCTCACCGGCGCGCTGCGGTGACTCAGTCCGACGACGAGGAGACTCATGCCGGCATCACGGCGGGTACGTCCCCGTCGGGCCCCTGCTCGGTGGAGTCGCCACGGGTGGCGGCGACGGGCAGCGCGGCGTCGCCCACGGCGGTCTCCATGGCGGTCTCCTCGCCGGCCTTGCGCTGCTCGTGGAAGGCGAGGATCTGGAGTTCGATCGAGAGATCGACCTTGCGTACGTCGACACCGTCCGGGACGGACAGCACGGTCGGCGCGAAGTTCAGGATGGAGGTGACCCCGGCGGCCACGAGCCGGTCACAGACCTGCTGGGCGGCGCCGGCGGGGGTGGCGATGACACCGATGGACACGCCGTTGTCCCGGATGATCTTCTCCAGGTCGTCCGTGTGCTGCACCGGAATGCCCGCGACCGGCTTTCCGGCCATCGCCGGATCGGCGTCGATGAGGGCCGCGACCCGGAAGCCACGGGAGGCGAACCCGCCGTAATTGGCCAGGGCGGCGCCGAGGTTACCGATACCGACGATGACAACCGGCCAGTCCTGGGTCAGGCCGAGTTCACGGGAGATCTGGTAGACGAGATACTCCACGTCGTAGCCGACACCGCGCGTTCCGTAGGAGCCCAGGTACGAGAAGTCCTTGCGCAGCTTGGCGGAGTTGACCCCCGCCGCGGCCGCGAGCTCCTCGGAGGAGACCGTGGGTACCGAGCGCTCCGACAGTGCGGTCAGGGCTCGGAGGTACAGCGGAAGCCGGGCGACGGTGGCCTCGGGAATCCCTCGGCTACGGGTCGCCGGTCGGTGTGTTCGGCCAGTTGCCACGGTGCTCCTGCGGGTAGAGCGGGGCTGCAGGCGGTCATACGTCCCCAGACCGCCCCGTCGACAGCAGGCTATGTCTTTGTGAACGCGTGCACAAAGATGGTGTCCGATTTGCCCGGCAGAAGTGACCGGGGTCACGCACCTTTCGCGCCCGCGCCGGGAACCGGCGCATACGCACCGACGTTCCTTCGTTACTGGGGGCAAAACCGCACACTCTCCTCACGAATCCCGCCCCCGAGATCAAACCGCCGTCGATCCTAAGCGACTTTCGGGCCGGTTTGGACTAGTCGGTCAGTGCCCGGCGCAGCCGCTCCTCGTTCACGCGCCAGAAGGTGTGCTGTTCACCATCGATCAGTACGACCGGGATCTGCTCCCAGTACTGGTCGTGCAGGGCGCGGTCCTCGGTGATGTCCTTGGGCTCCCAGGTCACACCGAGTTCGCCGCAGACTTTCTCGATCACGACCTGTGCGTCGTCGCACAGATGACAGCCGGGCTTGCGGATCAGTGTGACGAGCCGCTCGCGGGGGTCGGCCTTGCGCCGGAACAGTGGACTCATACCGGCCATTCTCTCGCCTGCCCCACACCCTTCCGATCAGCCCTTTAACGGCCCGGTCGCGGAGAGTTCACACCCTTCAAACCCCGGCGACCGAGGAAGCACCGAACAAACTGGCTATGCTCACGACATGGCCGCTCTCGGATGGCTCACCCCCCGTAGGCGCTCCGCCACGGCGCGCAGCGTGTTGGCAGGCGAGGCCTCGGCGGAGGCTGCCCGCAAGTCCTCGCAGGAAGCGCAGGAAACTCCGCAGGTCACCCGTGCGGAACCGGAGTTCCCGGTGCCGGGCGACGACAAGGCGGCCGCGTTCTTCGACCTCGACAACACCGTGATGCAGGGCGCCGCGCTGTTCCACTTCGGCCGGGGCCTGTACAAGCGGAAGTTCTTCGAGACGCGCGACCTCGCCAGGTTCGCCTGGCAGCAGGCCTGGTTCCGGCTGGCCGGCGTCGAGGACCCCGAGCACATGCAGGACGCCCGTGACTCGGCGCTGTCCATCGTCAAGGGCCACCGGGTCGCCGAGCTGGAGTCGATCGGCGAGGAGATCTACGACGAGTACATGGCCGACCGCATCTGGCCCGGCACCCGCGCCCTGGCCCAGGCCCACCTGGACGCCGGCCAGAAGGTGTGGCTGGTCACGGCGGCCCCGGTGGAGATCGCCCAGGTGATCTCCCGCCGCCTCGGCCTCACGGGCGCGCTGGGCACGGTGGCGGAGTCGGTGGACGGCGTCTACACGGGCAAGCTGGTCGGCGAGCCGCTGCACGGCCCGGCGAAGGCGGAGGCGGTACGCGCCCTGGCGGCAGCCGAGGGCCTGGACCTCTCCCGCTGCGCGGCCTACAGCGACAGCCACAACGACATCCCCATGCTCTCCCTGGTCGGCCACCCCTACGCCATCAACCCCGACGCCAAGCTCCGCAAACACGCCCGCGAAAAGGACTGGCGCCTCC from Streptomyces roseochromogenus subsp. oscitans DS 12.976 encodes the following:
- a CDS encoding glutamyl-tRNA reductase, which codes for MSLLVVGLSHRSAPVSVLERAALNADAQIKLLQDTVAAEPATEAAVLATCNRIELYADVDKFHAGVAELSTLLAQHSGVGLEELTPYLYVHYEDRAVHHLFSVACGLDSMVVGEGQILGQIKDSLARAQELHTAGKLLNDLFQQALRVGKRAHSETGIDRAGQSLVTFGLQQLAVGGAVEDWAAGKKALVIGAGSMSSLAAATLARAGVAEVVVANRTFERAERLAQILTEADDNAVAARAVRMDAVPDELTRADVVVSCTGATGLVLRAEAVAHAVEGRTGQPVVTGPADSGRTTPKAAVAPLPPTSVGSDENCPLDLAAVQPGFSVMGEAAVAGMDAATLEQHAAWVAGGAVDRRERRTPEADAELITALAATAATVGRIPERRKPEPVAERPAPVFFLLDLAMPRDIDAAVHRLAGVRLVDIESLAEASADAPMAADVDQVRRIVSDEVAAFGAAQRAAHITPTVVALRTMAADVVAGEIARLDGRLPDLDERQRGEIRQAVHRVVDKLLHAPTVRVKQLAAEPGGAGYADALRTLFDLDPETVAAVSRAGDSTDKKDRPA
- a CDS encoding redox-sensing transcriptional repressor Rex, with translation MATGRTHRPATRSRGIPEATVARLPLYLRALTALSERSVPTVSSEELAAAAGVNSAKLRKDFSYLGSYGTRGVGYDVEYLVYQISRELGLTQDWPVVIVGIGNLGAALANYGGFASRGFRVAALIDADPAMAGKPVAGIPVQHTDDLEKIIRDNGVSIGVIATPAGAAQQVCDRLVAAGVTSILNFAPTVLSVPDGVDVRKVDLSIELQILAFHEQRKAGEETAMETAVGDAALPVAATRGDSTEQGPDGDVPAVMPA
- a CDS encoding glutaredoxin family protein; translation: MAGMSPLFRRKADPRERLVTLIRKPGCHLCDDAQVVIEKVCGELGVTWEPKDITEDRALHDQYWEQIPVVLIDGEQHTFWRVNEERLRRALTD
- a CDS encoding HAD family hydrolase translates to MAALGWLTPRRRSATARSVLAGEASAEAARKSSQEAQETPQVTRAEPEFPVPGDDKAAAFFDLDNTVMQGAALFHFGRGLYKRKFFETRDLARFAWQQAWFRLAGVEDPEHMQDARDSALSIVKGHRVAELESIGEEIYDEYMADRIWPGTRALAQAHLDAGQKVWLVTAAPVEIAQVISRRLGLTGALGTVAESVDGVYTGKLVGEPLHGPAKAEAVRALAAAEGLDLSRCAAYSDSHNDIPMLSLVGHPYAINPDAKLRKHAREKDWRLRDYRTGRKAAKVGIPAAAGVGAVAGGTAAAIALSRRRR